Proteins encoded within one genomic window of Triticum aestivum cultivar Chinese Spring chromosome 2D, IWGSC CS RefSeq v2.1, whole genome shotgun sequence:
- the LOC123049279 gene encoding quinone-oxidoreductase QR2, whose protein sequence is MATKIYIVYYSTWGHVATLAEEMKKGAEAVPGVEVNVWRVPETLPEDVLGKMHATPGREDHPVITARQLAEADGILFGFPTRFGMMAAQMKAFFDSTGGLWQAQSLAGKPAGVFFATGTQGGGQETTALTAVTQLTHHGMLFVPVGYTHGAGMFGMDEVKGGSPYGAGTFAGADGSRVPSDAELALAAHQGKYFAGVAKKLKAV, encoded by the exons ATGGCCACTAAGATCTACATCGT GTACTACTCAACCTGGGGACACGTTGCGACGCTGGCGGAAGAGATGAAGAAGGGCGCCGAGGCCGTCCCCGGCGTCGAGGTCAACGTCTGGCGGGTGCCCGAGACGCTGCCAGAGGACGTGCTGGGGAAGATGCACGCAACGCCTGGGCGTGAGGATCATCCCGTCATcacggcgaggcagctggccgagGCCGACGGCATCCTGTTCGGCTTCCCGACACGGTTCGGCATGATGGCGGCGCAGATGAAGGCCTTCTTTGACTCCACCGGCGGCCTCTGGCAGGCGCAGTCCCTTGCCGGCAAGCCCGCGGGCGTCTTCTTCGCCACAGGCACCCAGGGCGGCGGCCAGGAGACCACGGCTCTCACGGCCGTGACGCAGCTGACGCACCACGGCATGCTGTTCGTGCCCGTCGGATACACGCACGGCGCCGGCATGTTCGGCATGGACGAGGTCAAGGGCGGCAGCCCATACGGAGCTGGCACCTTCGCCGGCGCCGATGGCAGCAGGGTACCCAGCGACGCCGAGCTCGCCTTGGCGGCGCACCAGGGGAAGTACTTCGCTGGCgtcgccaagaagctcaaggccgtCTGA